Proteins found in one Triticum urartu cultivar G1812 chromosome 4, Tu2.1, whole genome shotgun sequence genomic segment:
- the LOC125554296 gene encoding transcription factor MYB8-like translates to MSKAPRGPRKPATRGPWSTEEDAKLTNHIAKHGLGRWSDIPRLAGIERGGKSCRLRWLNYLRPDLKRAALSQEEEDLIIQLHSIIGNSWTLIAACLPGRTDNGVKNFWNASIKHKLRRRGIDPDTHEPVVDEGSRNGDAQYILPSHLEAGSNACSHGALTLPDSITRYVDTDPLQLQHGVVLVQPAVSSSSTVGSDPSGSGSDTGEQWNNLVDGSQLFDLTESSTTTTTKSGTTNHACSHRRLEAGWSCSASTLNGSVSYWV, encoded by the exons ATGTCGAAGGCGCCGCGCGGCCCCAGGAAGCCGGCGACGAGAGGCCCTTGGTCGACGGAGGAGGACGCCAAGCTGACGAACCACATCGCCAAGCATGGCCTCGGCCGCTGGAGCGACATCCCCAGGCTAGCAG GCATTGAGAGGGGCGGGAAGAGCTGCCGGCTGAGGTGGTTAAACTACCTCCGGCCGGACCTGAAGCGGGCCGCGCTCTCCCAGGAAGAGGAAGATCTCATCATCCAACTCCACTCCATCATAGGCAACAG CTGGACTCTGATCGCGGCGTGCCTGCCGGGGCGGACGGACAACGGGGTCAAGAACTTCTGGAACGCCTCCATCAAGCACAAGCTCCGCCGGCGTGGCATCGACCCGGACACCCACGAGCCGGTGGTCGACGAGGGCAGCAGGAACGGCGACGCCCAGTACATCCTGCCATCCCACCTTGAGGCAGGTAGCAACGCGTGCAGCCATGGAGCCCTGACGCTGCCGGACTCCATCACTCGCTACGTGGACACGGACCCGCTGCAGCTCCAGCATGGCGTTGTACTTGTACAGCCGGCGGTGTCGAGCTCCAGCACGGTGGGCTCTGACCCGTCCGGCTCCGGCTCCGACACCGGCGAGCAGTGGAACAACCTCGTAGACGGCAGTCAGCTGTTCGATCTGACGGAGAGTagcactactactactaccaaGTCGGGCACCACCAACCACGCCTGCTCCCATCGCCGACTGGAAGCTGGTTGGAGCTGCTCCGCGAGTACCTTGAATGGCTCGGTTTCGTATTGGGTGTAG